The following proteins are encoded in a genomic region of Oryzias latipes chromosome 17, ASM223467v1:
- the LOC101172279 gene encoding potassium/sodium hyperpolarization-activated cyclic nucleotide-gated channel 2 — MLNVMDRNEVSPASAATMKKKGVGGSGRSRINAPEAVASKCAKNDSGQNCLDSASPGAPSGKQPVVMDDTEDGEEESKFQYPRLRRSGGSGSSGGGGGSIRMKNFAPGGGAASSASRRSSNKEPCLTHTEDVPAASRPTAASRANETPCPGDAAHRGETTRSSGAEASESAVADALSTTTGDGCNGVAPISSMKCNKNGECRRDSGTGSLRSIISKQEKQTAGSGRTEDGGGAKRGACNSATASMDGSITPGGSLTGGQGGESANPTSSGVPEKKDSKVSFSNAPSRKASSSLHGPTQTQLQQPRNSVTFQKQEDGPPIVPAEDAETRGSQASFMQRQFSSMLQPGVNKFSLRMYGSQKAVEREQERVKSAGNWIIHPYSDFRFYWDFTMLLFMVGNLIIIPVGITFFKDETTTPWIIFNVVSDTFFLMDLVLNFRTGIIIEDNSDIILDPKTIKTKYLKTWFIVDFISSIPVDYIFLIVEKGIDSEVYKTARALRIVRFTKILSLLRLLRLSRLIRYIHQWEEIFHMTYDLASAVMRIFNLIGMMLLLCHWDGCLQFLVPMLQEFPSDCWVSLNKMENDTWSELYSFAVFKAMSHMLCIGYGRQAPESLSDIWLTMLSMIVGATCYAVFIGHATALIQSLDSSRRQYQEKYKQVEQYMSFHKLPADFRQKIHDYYEHRYQGKMFDEESILGELSEPLREEIVNFNCRKLVASMPLFANAEPNFVTAMLTKLRFEVFQPHDYIIREGTIGKKMYFIQHGVCSVITKGTLAMKLSDGSYFGEICLLTRGRRTASVRAETYCRLYSLSVDHFNEVLEEYPMMRRAFETVAIDRLDRIGKKNSILMHKVQHDLNSGVFNNQENEMIQEIVKYDREMVKRVDLQRPRAMSMTPSIGGIFAPPGQPQSGSAIATLQQAVAMSFCPQMASPLVGPGTLQSPRMVRRFQVMQNLSSPVSMSPIQSQHPQTFGGAFGSAISSPPIQSPLAATGRTFQYMASVGPSGSQLSLVQHHAPSPTQNQQRPASHKSTHSLHTGSLSQDTRALSASQPSLPQEGTPQAASAAPSPPPSTRTSNSSIGPTQPPHHSLPGPSGVGRSAGAQQRVAFASTPPPGGPAGVGAVAAAAGSGPPDSGVPKKDSIVSLPELDSARSRLSSNL, encoded by the exons ATGCTCAATGTCATGGACAGGAATGAGGTCTCACCGGCGTCTGCTGCCACCATGAAAAAGAAGGGGGTGGGCGGCAGTGGACGGAGCCGCATCAACGCACCAGAGGCTGTCGCATCCAAATGCGCGAAGAACGACAGCGGCCAGAACTGTCTGGACTCTGCGTCTCCGGGCGCTCCCAGCGGTAAGCAGCCCGTCGTGATGGATGACACGGAGGATGGGGAAGAGGAGTCCAAATTCCAGTATCCGCGGCTGCGCCGATCCGGGGGGAGCGGCAGCAGCGGAGGTGGAGGCGGCAGTATCAGGATGAAGAACTTTGCACCAGGAGGGGGAGCCGCGTCCTCGGCTTCcaggagaagctccaacaagGAGCCCTGCCTTACGCACACAGAGGACGTTCCTGCTGCCTCACGGCCCACTGCTGCCTCCAGAGCTAACGAGACACCCTGTCCAGGGGATGCTGCCCACCGGGGCGAGACCACAAGATCATCTGGGGCGGAGGCGTCGGAATCTGCGGTCGCAGACGCTCTGAGCACGACAACGGGTGATGGTTGCAACGGTGTCGCTCCCATATCTAGCatgaaatgcaacaaaaacggaGAATGCAGGAGGGACTCAGGAACCGGGAGCCTGCGCTCAATAATCTCCAAGCAGGAGAAGCAGACGGCGGGGTCGGGGAGAACGGAGGACGGAGGGGGTGCCAAAAGAGGAGCTTGTAACTCAGCCACTGCAAGTATGGACGGCTCCATCACACCAGGTGGGTCTCTGACCGGGGGGCAAGGAGGAGAGAGCGCAAACCCCACATCCAGTGGTGTCCCCGAGAAAAAGGATTCAAAGGTGTCCTTCTCCAACGCGCCGAGCCGGAAAGCCTCGTCCTCGCTGCATGGCCCGACCCAGACTCAACTCCAGCAGCCAAGGAACTCTGTCACTTTTCAGAAGCAAGAGGATGGACCACCAATCGTGCCAGCGGAGGATGCTGAGACCCGGGGCAGCCAAGCCAGCTTCATGCAGCGGCAGTTCAGTAGTATGCTGCAGCCTGGAGTTAATAAATTCTCCTTACGCATGTATGGTAGCCAAAAAGCGGTGGAAAGGGAGCAGGAGAGGGTCAAATCAGCTGGAAACTGGATTATCCACCCTTACAGCGATTTCAG GTTCTACTGGGATTTTACAATGCTGCTGTTCATGGTGGGAAACCTGATCATCATCCCTGTGGGCATCACTTTCTTCAAGGATGAGACTACAACACCCTGGATCATCTTCAACGTGGTCTCTGACACCTTCTTCCTCATGGACCTGGTGCTAAACTTTCGCACTGGAATCATCATAGAGGACAACTCAGACATAATTTTGGACCCCAAAACCATTAAAACGAAGTACTTAAAAACTTGGTTCATTGTAGACTTTATATCCTCCATTCCAGTGGATTACATATTCCTCATCGTGGAGAAAGGGATAGACTCAGAGGTGTACAAGACTGCTCGTGCCCTGAGGATCGTTCGCTTCACCAAGATCCTTAGTCTTCTAAGGCTGTTGAGGCTGTCTAGATTAATACGCTACATTCATCAATGGGAAGAG ATTTTTCATATGACCTATGACCTGGCCAGTGCGGTGATGCGGATCTTTAACCTGATTGGtatgatgctgctgctgtgtcaCTGGGACGGCTGCCTACAGTTCCTCGTTCCCATGCTGCAGGAATTCCCCTCAGACTGCTGGGTGTCTCTCAACAAGATGGAG AACGACACCTGGTCTGAACTGTACTCCTTTGCCGTATTCAAGGCAATGAGCCACATGCTGTGCATTGGTTACGGCCGACAGGCACCCGAGAGTCTGTCAGATATCTGGCTGACTATGCTGAGTATGATTGTAGGAGCTACCTGCTATGCTGTTTTTATAGGCCACGCAACAGCTCTGATTCAGTCCCTGGACTCCTCCAGGCGTCAATATCAAGAAAAG TACAAACAAGTGGAGCAGTACATGTCCTTCCACAAGCTACCGGCTGACTTCCGACAGAAAATCCATGACTATTATGAGCACAGATACCAAGGCAAAATGTTTGATGAGGAGAGCATCCTGGGAGAACTCAGCGAGCCTCTGCGAGAG GAAATTGTTAACTTCAATTGTCGGAAGCTGGTGGCATCCATGCCACTGTTCGCCAACGCAGAGCCCAACTTTGTGACCGCCATGCTGACCAAGCTGCGGTTTGAAGTGTTCCAGCCGCATGACTACATCATCAGAGAAGGCACCATTGGCAAAAAAATGTACTTCATCCAACACGGCGTGTGCAGTGTCATCACCAAAGGAACCCTTGCCATGAAACTGTCCGATGGCTCTTATTTTGGAG AGATCTGTTTGTTGACGAGGGGAAGGAGAACAGCCAGTGTGCGAGCGGAGACTTACTGTCGACTCTACTCCCTGTCTGTCGACCACTTCAACGAGGTTCTGGAAGAGTATCCCATGATGAGACGAGCCTTCGAGACTGTTGCCATCGACCGCCTGGATCGCATAG GTAAAAAgaactccattctgatgcataaaGTGCAGCATGACCTCAACTCTGGCGTGTTTAACAACCAAGAGAACGAGATGATCCAGGAGATTGTCAAGTACGACCGCGAGATGGTGAAACGGGTGGATTTACAACGGCCGCGGGCCATGTCTATGACCCCCTCCATCGGCGGCATCTTTGCGCCTCCGGGTCAACCACAGAGCGGTTCAGCTATTGCCACCCTCCAGCAAGCGGTTGCCATGAGTTTCTGTCCTCAGATGGCAAGTCCTTTGGTTGGACCGGGGACGCTGCAGTCTCCCCGAATGGTGAGAAGATTCCAAGTGATGCAGAACTTGTCCAGTCCTGTTTCCATGAGTCCTATTCAATCGCAACACCCCCAGACGTTTGGAGGGGCATTTGGATCTGCAATTTCCAGCCCTCCCATCCAAAGTCCGCTCGCAGCAACAGGACGGACTTTCCAGTACATGGCAAGCGTAGGGCCCTCAGGGTCCCAGTTGTCCCTGGTGCAGCACCATGCACCCAGCCCCACCCAGAACCAGCAGAGGCCTGCCTCACACAAGAGCACTCACTCCCTTCACACTGGCAGCCTGAGCCAAGATACCAGAGCCCTGTCTGCGTCGCAGCCTTCACTCCCCCAAGAAGGTACACCACAAGCTGCGTCTGCAGCGCCCAGCCCTCCACCCTCCACCCGTACCTCCAACTCCTCCATTGGCCCTACACAGCCTCCTCACCATAGCTTACCAGGACCTTCAGGTGTGGGGAGATCAGCAGGAGCTCAGCAGAGGGTGGCCTTTGCCTCCACACCTCCTCCTGGTGGACCTGCTGGAGTGGGGGCTGTagcagctgctgctggttcAGGACCTCCAGATTCTGGAGTTCCTAAGAAAGACTCGATTGTCAGCCTTCCAGAGCTAGACTCTGCCAGATCCCGGCTGTCTTCCAACTTGTGA